ctgtgtgtcatccgcatagcagtgaaagttaacattatgttttcgaataacatccccaagaggtaaaatatatagtgtaaACAATAGTGGTcttaaaacagaaccttgaggaacaccgaaatgtacagttgatttgtcagaggacaaaccattcacagagacaaactgatatctttccgacagataagatctaaacctggccagaacatgtccgtgtagaccaatttgggtttccaatctctccaaaagaatgtggtgatcgatggtatcaaaagcagcactaaggtctaggagcacgaggacagatgcagagcctcggtccgatgccattaaaacgtaatttaccaccttcacaagtgccgtctcagtgctatgatggggtctaaaaccagactgaagcatttcgtatacattgtttgtcttcaggaaggcagtgagttgctgcgcaacagccttctctaaaattttgaagaggaatggaagattcgatataggccgatagttttttatattttctgggtcaaggtttgcctttttcaagagaggctttattactgccacttttagtgagtttggtacacatccggtggatagagagtcgtttattatgttcaacataggagggccaagcacaggaagcagctctttcagtagtttagttggaatagggtccagtatgcagcttgaaggtttagaggccatgattattttcatcattgtgtcaagagatatagtactaaaacacttgagcatctctcttgatcctaggtcctggcagagttgtgcagactcaggacaactgaggtttggaggaatacgcagatttaaagaggagtccgtaatttgctttctaataatcataatcttttcctcaaagaagttcatgaatttatcactgctaaagtgaaagtcatcctctcttggggaatgctgatttttagttagctttgcgacagtatcaaaaaggaatttcggattatCAACCCaaggaggtctggatttggagtcacactcaaaattaaagtggaaaaccacactacaggctgatccaactttgatgtaatatccttaaaacaagtcaaaattaggctcagtagtgtgtgtggcctccacgtgcctgtatgacctccctacaacacctgggcatgctcctgatgaggtggcggatggtctcctgagggatctcctcccagacctggactaaagcatccgccaactcctggacagtctgtggtgcaacgtggcattggtggatggagcgagacatgatgtcccagatgtgctcaattggattcaggtctggggaacggacggGCCAGCCCATAGCATCagtgccttcctcttgcaggaactgctgacacactccagccacatgaggtctagcattgtcttgcattaggaggaacccagggccaaccgcaccagcatatggtctcacaaggggtctgaggatctcatctcggtacctaatggcagtcaggctacctctggcgagcacatggagggctgtgcggccccccaaagaaatgccaccccataccatgactgacccaccgctaAACCGGTCatactggaggatgttgcaggcagcagaatgttttccacggcgtctccagactctgtcacgtctgccacatgtgctcagtgtgaacctgctttcatctgtgaagagcacagggcgccagtggcaaatttgccaatcttggtgttctctggcaaatgccacacgttctctggcaaatgccaaatgtcctgcacggtgttgggctgtaagcacaacccccacctgtggatgtcgggccctcataccaccctcatggagtctgtttctgaccatttgatcagacacatgcacatttgtgacctgctggaggtcattttgcagggctctggcagtgctcctcctgctcctccttgcacaaaggcggaggtagcggtcccgctgctgggttgttgccctcctacggcctcctccacatctcctgatgtactgtctCCTGGTAACGCCTCCATGCTCTAGACAcgacgctgacagacacagcaaaccgtcttgccacagctcgcattgatgtgccatcctggatgagctgcactacctgagccacttgtgtgggttgaagattccgtctcatgctaccacttgagtgaaagcaccgccagcattcaaaagtgaccaaaacatcagccaggaagcataggaactgagaagtggtctgtggtcaccacctgcagaaccactcctttattggggatatcttgctaattgcctataatttcctcCTGTTGtccattccatttgcacaacagcatgtgaaatttattgtcaatcagtgttgcttcctaagtggacagtttgatttcacagaagtgtgattgacttggagttacattgagttgtttaagtgttctctttattttttgagcagtgtatttaaaaaataaataaataataatatacagaCTAGCTCAAAAAATACCATGACAAAATTATCCAATGGATTATGATAATTTCATGGTAAAAAAAAGTGGACGTGCAAAAAGCAAGTAATTTGTTCCATGGCTCAGTAAGCTAAGTGGACGCAAGGATTTTTGGCTCAGTCACAAAGAGGAAGAACTTTGCAGATTTTCTAATGAATGAACCATGAACCATACTGGTGGgtgaataaataaaaaactacATTTACAATAGATTGAAAAGTGTTTACACGTCATTGACACTTCAAGCCAAAATACTTTGACTAAAACTATGCATCATTTTGGGTAAGATCTGGGCATCGTTTAattattgttttgttttattgtgGTAATTCATtaaattattattacatttttatgacaaattatgtttatttatttattatttatttttttattattattatttattattattattattattattatttatttatttatttatatttcccTGTATACACATTCTTATGTAACTATAATGTTTAAGTACTATATATTTTCTTTTCTTCAAATAGGCAAAAATGCTACCAACAAGTTTATTCTCATCAAGTCAAAAAGACAGTTTGATAAGGCTCAGAAATGCTGTCGGGACAAACAAGGAACAGACCTGGTCAGTGTGAGGAATGCAACAGAGCGGGACGCAATAATGGAGGAGGTGAAAACAGACATAATGCCAAATGGCAGCACAGATACATACAGCGTGTGGATCGGGCTGCATAGTTTTCCTGGAGTCTGGAGGAAGTCTGACCAGAGTGTTTCCTCCTTCAATAACTGGAAGAAAGCTGAGCCGAGCAGGAATCcacatcaacagagagagttaTGTGGTAAAGTTAATTTCCCCTCTGGAGAGTGGAATGGTCAGGGTTGTACCACCAAACTTCCTTTTATCTGCTATGACGGTGAGACACTGACCAAAACAAAATGTTGTAATTGAGTAGTGATGAAAGGGACTGAACATTGTGGGGGTATTTTAGAATCATAGTATTTGTGTGAGTAGCCTGAGTCTCTGtgcctccctcttcttcctccagaTGAATTGGTCCTGGTCTCAGAGAACAAGACGTGGTCAGAAGCCCTGTGGCACTGCAGAGACCTGGACATGGAGCTAGTGTCTGCCCACAACCAGAACATTCAGCACTGGGTCCAACAGAAAGCCAAGAAGGCCTCCACTCCCTTCGTCTGGCTGGGCCTGAGGTACACCTGCACCCTGGACTTCTGGTTCTGGGTCATTGGAGAAGAGTCCTGCTACCACAACTGGGCTGTCGGGGAGGGCTACAACACCACGAAGGAGCAGTGTGGGAACACGGGGGCCATACAGAGAGACGGGGGACAGTGGGTCGGCAAGTCTGAGACTGAGAGATTCAACTTCATCTGCAGCAACAGTACTGGTGAGATTTGATCTCTTTCTTTTGATGTgttgaacctctctctctctacctaccactctctacacctctacacctctctctctctacctaccactCTCTAcacctctaccactctctctctctacctttacctctccctctctcccttcacctctctgaTGGTGAAATTGTGAGTCAGGGGACAGTGGGTCGGCCTGCCTGAGACTAAGCGATTCAACTTTATCTGCAGTAACAGTGATGATGAGGTTTGATCTCTTTGGATGCTGTCTTTTTGAGATATTTTTCAAATAAATTACATTTTACTTTGTAATTCTTCTAGCTCATACTCAGTCTCCTATCAAATCTATTTCCGgattctctctctatatgtctctgaAATGGTCATATATTTGACAGGGGGTCAGGAAGTGAAggtcagtttccacctaattttgtggccAGTGTAGTGTGCACATagcttgtcttctcttgagaCCAAAGTCTGCCTATAGTGggctctctcaatagcaaggctacgctcactgagtctgtacataatcaaagctttccttaataaTGGGTCGGTCACAGTGGTCAggaattctgccactgtgtactctaaGGTTTAGAGCCAAAtatcattctagtttgctctgttagttggtaaattctttccaatgtgtcaagtaattatcttttagtattctcatgatttggttgggtctaattgtgtccAGGGGCTCATTGGGGTCTTTTTGTGCTTGTGAAcagaaccagcttgcttagggaactcttctctaggttaatttctctgtaagtgatggctttgttttatgttgtacactgAGGGTGTTATTGCATAATTGTACATACAGTCTCAATTTGGTggttgtcccattttgtgaattgttGTTTGGTGAGGGGAAttatataactgattcaagtatagttgtataactgattcaagtatttttagccagatcctaattggtatgtcaaattgtaTGCTCCTTTTGATAACGTAGAAGGGCATTCTTGCCTCTCATATCATTCACAACTTTGTTGATGTTActtgtggtgctgatgtttaggccgaggtatgtacaGTTGATTGTGTGCtccagggcaacggtgtctagatggaatttgtatttctggtcctggtgactggacctttttttggaatatttttttttggTCGTACTGAGAATtcctgtcagggcccaggtctgtcagggcccaggtctgtcagggcccaggtctaacagggcccaggtctgtcagggcccaggtctgtcagggcccaggtctgtcaaggcccaggtctgtcagggcccaggtctgtcagggcccaggtctgtcagggcccaggtctgtcagggcccaggtctgtcagggccttggtctgtcagggcccaggtctgtcagggcccaggtctgttagggcccaggtctgtcagggcccaggtctgtcagggcccaggtctgtcagggcccaggcctgtgcaatctgtgcagaagatctacaataccagtcagaagtttggacacacctactcattcaagtttttattttatttttgactactttctacattgtagaataatagtgaagacatcacaactatgaaataacacatatggaatcatgtagtaaccaacaaaagtgttaaacaaatcaaaatagaccCATTGCCTtaatgatagctttgcacactcttgtgcctagcacttgttggctgctgttccttcactctgcagtcacatttatcccaaaccatctcaattgggttgaggtcgggtcaTTGACactgggtgattgtggaggccaggtcatctgatgcaacacccaattactctccttctttgtcaaatagcccttacacagcctgggggtgtgttttgggtcagtgtcctgttaaaaaacaaatgatagtcccactaagcgcaaaccagatgcaATGGCATATACCTGCAGAACGCCGccttgccatgctggttaagtgtgccttgaattctaaataaatcacagagagtgtcaccagcaaagcacccccacaccatcacacctcctcctccatgcttcacagtgggaagcgaagatcatccattcacctactctgagtctcaaaaagacacagcagttggagtcagaaatctcaaatttggactcatcagaccaaagtacagatttccaacggtctaatgtccattgctcgtgtttcttggtccaagcaagtcttttcttattattggtgttctatagtagtggtttcgttgcagcaattcaaccatgaaggcttgattcacacagtctcctctgaacagttgatgttgatgtgtctgttacttgaactctgtgaagcattttttgggatacaatttctgaggctggtaactctaatgaacttatcctctgcagcagaggtaactctgggtcttcctttcctgtggcagtcctcacgaGAGAGTTTCATTATTGAGCTTCATGTTTTTTTGCGACTGCCTTGAAGAAACTTTtcagaattgactgaccttcatgtcttaaagtaatgatagactgtcatttcactttgcttatttgagctattcttgccataatatggacttggtcttttgccaaatggggctatattctgtataccacccctaccttgtcacaacacaactgattggctcaaacgcattaagaaggaaagaaattccacaaaataacttttaacaagacacacctgttaattgaaatgcattccaggtgactacctcatgaagttggttgagagaatgccaagagtttgcaaagctgtcatcatggcaaagggtggctactttaaagaatctctaatataaaatatgttttgatttgtttaacactttttttgtgatttcaaatgtgttatttcatagttttgatgtcttcactattatttaaaaaataaaaataaaaataataataataataactaataataaatataataataataataataataataataataataataataataataataataataataagtaatttcatcaattctagaataaggctgtaccatAGCAAAATGTTGAGAAGTCaggggggctgaatactttccaaatgcactgtaggtgTCACACATGaagacatttttctctgttgagatcatttccttttgaattgctacccaaatgtaaaatgttcctcttttgattaatttaattagGGCTAGGGTCTAGTTTCctgaatttccgcctgactgacgtgcccaaagtaaactgcctgctacttaggcccagaagccaggatatgcatataattggtagtttCTAAAAGTGTTAATATAATGTCTGAAACTATAACAGAATTGAAATGGCAGGCAAAAATCAGAAGAAAAAACAACCAGAATTGGGGTTTGTTAGGTCATAGGCTCTTATTTATCAAACAAAATGACCATTCATGATGTAggtgggacccttgggattgcaaacagagaaagattttcaaaagtaagtgatttatttcatcgctatttgtgattttgtgatgcctgtgctggttgaaaaatatgttgatgtggagcgctgtcctcagacaattgcatggtatgcttttgccttaaagcctattgtaaattggACAACGTAGTTATATTAACAaaaagttaagcttttaaatgatataagatacttgtatgttcaCAAACGTTTAATATTACGATTAGTTATTTGAATTGCGTGCCCTAAATTTCAATGGATGTTGTCGACTGGTGTTGCTAGTGGGACCTTAGAGTGAgataggtctgctctataccagaTTACCATAcaccctgagtctctgccctgtttcacacctggtattttggtggatgggactaccagctctctttAACCTAGATTGCAatcatctcctctataccatctttctgtctttctctctctctctctcgccaaaTATATTTCCTGaaactctgtcact
The Oncorhynchus gorbuscha isolate QuinsamMale2020 ecotype Even-year linkage group LG20, OgorEven_v1.0, whole genome shotgun sequence DNA segment above includes these coding regions:
- the LOC124007502 gene encoding C-type mannose receptor 2-like, with the translated sequence MDQTLFLLLVFSGLSILPSSLPHQFHFVNLTKNWTEAQSFCRQNYTDLATIDDDKADMKKLNNTLPAAGWIESAWIGLYNNIWKWSLGDEELEGEGFWAQGQTNNEDSDKFCVRMSEDRLWHHDKCDNEWFFVCYKGKNATNKFILIKSKRQFDKAQKCCRDKQGTDLVSVRNATERDAIMEEVKTDIMPNGSTDTYSVWIGLHSFPGVWRKSDQSVSSFNNWKKAEPSRNPHQQRELCGKVNFPSGEWNGQGCTTKLPFICYDDELVLVSENKTWSEALWHCRDLDMELVSAHNQNIQHWVQQKAKKASTPFVWLGLRYTCTLDFWFWVIGEESCYHNWAVGEGYNTTKEQCGNTGAIQRDGGQWVGKSETERFNFICSNSTDY